Below is a window of Acidaminococcales bacterium DNA.
AAGTGGTAAAGACGGACATCGCGAGTATGCCGGAATAGACCGGCGGCAGCGGCGTCAAAAAACGCGCCGCCAAAACAAAGAGCAGCGACGGTATGTTGCGCACGCAATCAATATAGACGGCCGCGAGGCGGCTGAAAACCGGATGATTGGAAAACCGCGCGGCGCCGAGGGCTATGCCGAACACCGTGCTGAACAATATGGAGAAAAAGGCTATTTCCAAAGTCGTCAAAAGGCCGGCGGCCAGAAAAAGAAATATTTCCGGTTGGAGAAGTTCCCCGATCATAATCCCACCCCTGCGGCGCGCTCCAATTTGCGGGCATAGGTGGCCAGCGGCAGGCAAAGCGACAGATAAAGCAGCCCGGTTACCGCGTAGGCCGGAGCGTAGTGGAGCGTGGTGCTGGCCCAGGAGTCGGCGTGATACATCAGGTCGCCGCCGGCGACCATCGCCATTACCGAGGTATTCTTGATAAGATTGACCACTTGGTTGGTCATGGGCGGGAAACAGACGCGTTTTGCCTGGGGCAGGATGATATGGCGCATGGCGCCGGCGAAGCTAAACCCCTGCGAGTAGGCGGCTTCCAACTGCCCGCGCGGTATGGCCTGGATACCGGCCCTTACGGCTTCCGCCATATAAGCGCCGGTATAACAGCCGATACCCAACACCCCCACCGCGAACACGGGCAGCATTATGCCGATATGGGGCAAGGCGTGATAAAGGAAAAATATTTGTATGACCAAAGGCGTGTTCTGCAAAAACTCCACATACACGCGGTTGACGGCGCGCGCCGGCGCGAACCGCGCCACGCCGAGCACGCCGACCAAAACGCCTATTGCGAGCGCAAGCATTAGGGACAGGGCGGATATAGCGATGGTTTCCGCGAAGCCGTCGGCGAAAACGCGCCAGTCGCTGAAAAGCGCCTGCCATTTAAACCAAGCTAAAGGGCTTGTTCCGCCCACTAAGAAATGCCCCATTTTTTCAATAATTTAGCCAGTTCGCCGGATTTTTTCATTTCGGCGATGGTGTCGTTGGCCAGTTTGGCCAATGCGTCGTTGCCTTTTTTGGATGCTATGCCGTATTCCTGCGGGCTGAAGCGCTCCGACAAAAGCACGGTGCTGTCGTCCACGTAACCGGCCAAAATAGCCCCATCGACGGAAAACACATTTATGCGTCCGGCATCAAGGGCGGTTTTTATTTCCGGATAGGTGCCAAATTCCAGGAAGGTTACTTTCACGCCCGCTTTGTCGGCGGCTTCCTGCAACGCCTTGCGGCTGGTCGCGCTTTGCGCTACGCCTATTATCTTGCCGTTTAAGTCTTTGACGCCTTGGATGCCGGAAGATTTTTTAACCAGCAGCCCTACGCCGTCCACAAAATAAGGTTCGGTGAAGTTGTAGGTTTTTTTGCGTTCTTCGGTTATGGTAAAAGTGGCTATGACAAAATCAATTTCGCCGGTGTCAAGGAGCGGGCCGCGGGTCTTGGCGGTTACGCCTTGGGCATCCACTTTGTTTTCGTCGCCCAGGATTTTTTTGGCGAGGACTTTCGCCAGGTCAATTTCCGCGCCTTCGATTTTGTTGGTCTTGGGGTCTTTGTAGCCAAACTTGGGCACGTCGACTTTTACGCCGACTTTAAGCACTCCGCGGGCTTTGATGGCCTTGATGTCGGCGGGATCGCCGGCGGGGGCCTGCGGCTTGGCCGCCGGGGCGCCGCCGCAGCCGGCGAGCAGCGCGCAGGCCGCTATCAGCGCCAAAAAGATAAGGTAAAGTTTTTTCATCAGTTGTTCCTCCTTGTTTTTTGTATTTATTTTTATGTTGAAAATTTAATCATTTGTGCGCGGACAATATTTTGCTCAGGAAAGACTTGGCGCGCTCGTTTTCCGGATTGGCGAAGAAGTGTTCCGGCGTGCCGCTTTCCAGGATATACCCGTCGTCCATGAAAATGACGCGGTCGCCTACTTGGCGGGCGAAGCCCATTTCATGCGTAACCACGACCATGGTTATGCCTTCTTTGGCTAAACTTACCATAACGTCAAGCACTTCCTGGATCATCTCGGGGTCAAGCGCGGATGTTGGCTCGTCAAACAGCATGATCTTCGGCCGCATGTTGAGCGCCCGGGCGATCGCTACCCGTTGCTGCTGGCCGCCGGAGAGCTGCGAAGGATAGGCGTTGGCCTTGTCGCTCAAGCCGACGCGTTCCAAAAAATACAGCCCGGACTCCACGGCTTCCCTTGCCGGGACTTTTTTGACCATGATGGGCGCGAGGGTCAGGTTTTCCAGTACGCTCTTGTGCGGATATAAATTAAACTGCTGGAAAACCATGGCCACCGACTGCCGCACCTTTGTAACCGGCGCTTTGGGGGAGGAGATCTCCACGCCGTCAACGGTTATTTTCCCGGCGCTGGGATGCTCCAGCAAGTTCATGCAACGGATCAGGGTGCTTTTCCCCGAACCGCTCGGGCCGATTATCACGAGTTTCTCGCCCGAGGCTATGGCCAGATTGATATCTTTCAGTACATGAAGGGCACCAAAATGTTTCTGGACGCCTTCCAATTTAATCAAATAAATCACTCCTGTCGGGAAGGGAAAGCAAAACAAATTTTTAAACTAATTCACAGAAAATTATATCATAAAGAATAATTAATCACAAGGGAAATATTGCCGGCCGCCCCAAATAATTATTTTGGCAAGCTTGTTAAGCGGCAAGCGGCGAAAAGGATTTTGTATACAAAAAACATTAATAAAAATTTTTATGCAAATAACGCCGGTAAAGCGCGCGCCCGCAGCTGAAGGATTTTGCCGCGGCTGCCCGGCTTGGCGTTGCCCCTTAGCTGTCGGGCGCAGTCCGCGGCGGACGGATTTGTCTTTGATGTACAAAGTCTTTTACATGCGGTATAATGAAAAGCAGTTCAAAGCGGCGGATAATCCGCCTTTGCGGCGAAAGGCCGGCATTTTGAAAACGGGCGGTTGCGCCGCCGTCTGCTTTTGGCAAAAAGATTATCGGGCGGGCGCGTTTCGCCGGACGCGTGGCCGGCCGGAGGGGGTTGCGATGATGCGCGGGTTTTGGGCGGTGTTTTTTTTAGTATGGTGCCTGGCCCTGCCGGGGACGGCGGCGGCCGAACCTGCCGGCGTCCCGGTTGAATTGGCGGCGCTGCTTGGTTTTTATCAGTCGGAAGGGGAAAGCATTCTTGTCCGTGAGCGCGAAGGCGCGCCGGAGCTGTTATATGCGGTAAGGCAAGATGATTATGCCTTTGATAGATGCAATGTTTTTCAAATGGCGAAAACCCGCTACGACGAATACAGCGTCATTGCGGCCAGTCCGCGTGACTGGCGACTGGCTATGTCGGCTAAATTCGAACGTGACCGCGATGGGCGCGGCATTACCGTCGTCATTGACAAAAGGCGATTCAGCAGGGTGTTCATGCCCAATGAAAAGGGCGGCGAAGTTTTCCGGCTTTCTTTGCCGCAGCCGCTGGAAATCATGCGCCGCGCCGCTCTGGCAGCGTCCCCCCCGCCGGACGGCGGTTTGCCGGAGGCTGAGTTGGTGGATGTAACGGCTGTGGATCCGACGATCAAAACCGCGCTT
It encodes the following:
- a CDS encoding amino acid ABC transporter ATP-binding protein, with the translated sequence MIKLEGVQKHFGALHVLKDINLAIASGEKLVIIGPSGSGKSTLIRCMNLLEHPSAGKITVDGVEISSPKAPVTKVRQSVAMVFQQFNLYPHKSVLENLTLAPIMVKKVPAREAVESGLYFLERVGLSDKANAYPSQLSGGQQQRVAIARALNMRPKIMLFDEPTSALDPEMIQEVLDVMVSLAKEGITMVVVTHEMGFARQVGDRVIFMDDGYILESGTPEHFFANPENERAKSFLSKILSAHK
- a CDS encoding amino acid ABC transporter permease; its protein translation is MGGTSPLAWFKWQALFSDWRVFADGFAETIAISALSLMLALAIGVLVGVLGVARFAPARAVNRVYVEFLQNTPLVIQIFFLYHALPHIGIMLPVFAVGVLGIGCYTGAYMAEAVRAGIQAIPRGQLEAAYSQGFSFAGAMRHIILPQAKRVCFPPMTNQVVNLIKNTSVMAMVAGGDLMYHADSWASTTLHYAPAYAVTGLLYLSLCLPLATYARKLERAAGVGL
- a CDS encoding transporter substrate-binding domain-containing protein, with amino-acid sequence MKKLYLIFLALIAACALLAGCGGAPAAKPQAPAGDPADIKAIKARGVLKVGVKVDVPKFGYKDPKTNKIEGAEIDLAKVLAKKILGDENKVDAQGVTAKTRGPLLDTGEIDFVIATFTITEERKKTYNFTEPYFVDGVGLLVKKSSGIQGVKDLNGKIIGVAQSATSRKALQEAADKAGVKVTFLEFGTYPEIKTALDAGRINVFSVDGAILAGYVDDSTVLLSERFSPQEYGIASKKGNDALAKLANDTIAEMKKSGELAKLLKKWGIS